A single Myxococcales bacterium DNA region contains:
- a CDS encoding PilZ domain-containing protein produces the protein MSKGSGAHLDETTSGRGGVERRRTQRVPVEMWVEQIGDDERVFRRAGNLSAGGLHLDKTIPIPVGTHVFLRFTLPGDADAIAVDGKIVAIDPDEELGMGVQFLGLAPAAEARIARYLTRALTPLGVEP, from the coding sequence ATGAGCAAGGGTTCCGGCGCTCACCTGGATGAGACCACGAGCGGGCGGGGTGGCGTCGAGCGACGCCGTACTCAACGGGTGCCCGTGGAGATGTGGGTGGAGCAGATCGGCGACGACGAGCGCGTGTTTCGCCGTGCGGGGAACCTGTCGGCGGGGGGCCTGCACCTCGACAAGACCATACCCATCCCCGTGGGCACCCACGTGTTTTTGCGGTTCACCCTGCCGGGGGATGCGGACGCCATCGCCGTCGACGGCAAAATCGTTGCGATCGATCCCGACGAAGAGTTGGGTATGGGGGTTCAGTTTCTGGGCCTGGCGCCCGCTGCGGAGGCGCGCATCGCGCGTTACTTGACCCGCGCGCTCACGCCCCTCGGTGTCGAGCCCTGA
- the ribA gene encoding GTP cyclohydrolase II: protein MDIVRYSEADLPTVHGPFRLYVYREASTNGVPAPGSTSLEHMAIVRGDLRNQEAVLCRIHSECWTSEVIGSLKCDCREQLEVALARVAAEGSGVVVYLRQEGRGIGLGNKIKAYALQNEGADTVEANIALGFEADSRNYDLAGAILADLGVKSVRLMTNNPLKMDGLRRAGVEIAGRQAHWVAENRYNAQYLAVKRRKMGHHADNSPRLLALPGAKKP, encoded by the coding sequence ATGGATATCGTGCGTTACTCGGAGGCGGATCTGCCCACGGTCCACGGGCCGTTTCGGCTGTACGTTTACCGGGAGGCCTCTACGAATGGCGTGCCGGCGCCGGGCTCTACCAGCCTCGAACACATGGCGATCGTGCGGGGCGACTTGAGGAATCAGGAAGCGGTGCTTTGCCGCATCCACTCGGAATGCTGGACCTCCGAGGTGATCGGCTCTCTCAAATGCGATTGCCGTGAACAGCTCGAGGTGGCCCTGGCGCGGGTGGCCGCCGAGGGCAGCGGCGTGGTGGTGTACCTGCGCCAGGAGGGCCGGGGCATCGGGCTAGGCAACAAGATCAAGGCCTATGCGCTTCAAAACGAGGGCGCCGATACGGTGGAAGCGAACATCGCCTTGGGATTCGAGGCCGACTCGCGGAACTATGATTTGGCCGGCGCGATTCTGGCGGATCTTGGCGTGAAGTCCGTGCGCTTGATGACGAACAACCCGCTCAAGATGGACGGGCTTCGTCGTGCAGGGGTCGAGATCGCCGGTCGTCAGGCGCACTGGGTGGCGGAGAACCGCTACAACGCACAATACCTCGCCGTCAAACGCCGCAAGATGGGACACCACGCCGACAATTCGCCCCGCCTGCTCGCGTTGCCAGGTGCTAAGAAGCCGTAA
- a CDS encoding DEAD/DEAH box helicase, which translates to MSKKLVEAIRRATPSGVWSRGVKLVRGEGVVLESQDEDELVLRVRVSGMAVAPTVVLYPGELEWDCDCEGRQRPCEHIAAVAIALSQGEGDPAELKASGAAGGAIVYRFKSAEHGLQVERFLSGVEGERPLVSSLAALLSQPGEAAKIHPEEPDLRADRVLESRSRGVLAADQLRSLLTILVDCKRAFLDGVPVQISGEEILPHAHLRDEGPDVVLTLAADPRVTRAVSAGVVLCGDTLARLGEIELCGAWLQNLPATRRFSPGALGELKTRVLPDLQTRMKVVVESQKLPRVTRDLAPRIQIELNHIGTGLSALATLVYGEPPCARIDEGRLVHLSGPVPVRDEAAERKLLLKLRDELDLLPGRRVTYQADDATRFAGRLARFRGELRGDAAREVASRYALVPRLLAAETAGASPGGPLRMGFEFTFDVVGAERGGPTGATVEAGAVLRAWESGLGLVPLQGGGFAPLPVAFLEKHGPRLAALLAARDERGHLAAHALPELARLCDELEAPKPAALARLSPVFQAFEKLPPPTLPTDLRATLRPYQQQGVAWLQFLRTTGMGGLLADDMGLGKTLQTLCALPGQGARSLIVCPTSVVHNWRAECEKFRPTLKLNVYHGRDRSLDPQADVTVTSYALLRLDLELLQSQSWDALVLDEAQAIKNPDSQAARAAYALDAGFRLALTGTPVENRLDELWSLMHFANRGLLGGRSAFAEQVERPLIAGDAAAGARLRTRLKPFVLRRLKRDVAPDLPPRTEAVLHVELDEAERAIYDTVRAVAQKDVLSLLEGGRGVMAALEALLRLRQAACHGALVPGQTLAQSSKVERLVDAVGTVAAEGGRSLVFSQWTSLLDLIEPALRDAQIPFCRLDGSTRDRDAVVSRFQAADGPPVMLISLKAGGSGLNLTAADHVFICDPWWNPAVEAQAADRAHRIGQDKPVFVYRLVSVDTVESRILALQERKRALADAALADGGAAAALTREDLLALLAG; encoded by the coding sequence TTGTCGAAGAAACTGGTCGAAGCCATTCGCCGCGCCACACCTTCCGGGGTGTGGTCGCGCGGGGTGAAGCTCGTGCGGGGCGAAGGCGTGGTGCTGGAGTCGCAGGACGAAGACGAGCTGGTCTTGCGGGTGCGGGTGAGCGGCATGGCCGTGGCCCCCACGGTGGTCCTGTATCCGGGTGAGCTCGAATGGGACTGCGACTGCGAAGGGCGCCAACGGCCCTGTGAACACATTGCGGCGGTGGCCATCGCGCTGTCGCAAGGCGAAGGCGATCCGGCAGAGCTCAAGGCAAGCGGGGCTGCGGGGGGCGCCATCGTGTACCGCTTCAAGAGCGCCGAACACGGGCTCCAGGTCGAGCGCTTCCTCTCCGGGGTGGAGGGCGAACGACCCCTCGTGAGCTCTTTGGCCGCCCTGCTCAGCCAGCCAGGCGAGGCGGCGAAGATTCATCCGGAAGAGCCCGACCTGCGCGCCGATCGTGTGCTGGAAAGCCGCAGCCGGGGCGTGCTTGCGGCCGACCAGCTGCGATCCCTCCTCACCATCCTCGTCGACTGCAAGCGCGCCTTTCTCGATGGCGTGCCGGTGCAGATCAGCGGGGAAGAGATCCTGCCTCACGCGCACCTTCGCGACGAAGGCCCTGACGTGGTGTTGACCCTCGCGGCCGATCCGCGCGTCACCCGGGCGGTGTCCGCGGGCGTCGTGCTCTGCGGCGATACTCTGGCCCGCCTCGGGGAAATCGAGCTTTGCGGCGCCTGGCTTCAGAACCTGCCGGCCACGCGGAGGTTTTCGCCGGGGGCGCTCGGGGAGCTCAAGACCCGCGTGCTGCCGGATCTGCAGACCCGCATGAAGGTGGTGGTGGAAAGCCAGAAGCTTCCCCGGGTCACGCGGGATCTGGCGCCCCGGATTCAGATTGAACTCAACCACATCGGCACGGGCCTTTCGGCCCTGGCCACCTTGGTGTACGGCGAGCCTCCCTGCGCGCGCATCGACGAGGGCCGCCTCGTGCACCTGTCCGGGCCGGTCCCCGTGCGCGACGAGGCCGCGGAACGCAAGCTGCTGCTGAAGCTGCGGGACGAGCTGGATCTGTTGCCAGGCCGCCGCGTGACCTACCAGGCCGACGACGCCACCCGCTTCGCCGGGCGCCTCGCCCGGTTCCGCGGCGAGCTCAGGGGGGATGCCGCCCGCGAGGTGGCCTCCCGCTACGCCCTCGTGCCGCGGCTCCTGGCGGCGGAGACAGCGGGCGCCAGCCCTGGGGGCCCGCTGCGCATGGGCTTCGAGTTCACCTTCGACGTGGTGGGCGCCGAACGCGGGGGGCCCACGGGTGCCACCGTGGAGGCCGGCGCCGTGCTGCGGGCCTGGGAATCTGGGCTGGGGCTCGTGCCCTTGCAGGGAGGCGGCTTTGCGCCCCTGCCGGTGGCCTTCCTCGAAAAGCATGGGCCGCGCCTGGCCGCGCTGCTGGCCGCGCGTGACGAACGGGGCCACCTGGCGGCCCACGCGCTTCCGGAGCTCGCCCGGCTCTGCGACGAGCTCGAGGCCCCCAAGCCCGCGGCACTCGCCCGCTTGAGCCCCGTTTTTCAAGCTTTCGAGAAGCTGCCTCCCCCCACTTTGCCCACCGACCTGCGCGCCACCTTGCGGCCCTACCAGCAGCAAGGCGTGGCCTGGCTCCAGTTCCTGCGCACGACGGGCATGGGAGGCCTGCTCGCCGACGACATGGGCCTTGGCAAAACGCTGCAGACCCTGTGCGCCTTGCCCGGCCAAGGGGCACGCAGCTTGATCGTGTGCCCCACATCGGTGGTGCACAACTGGCGCGCGGAATGCGAAAAATTCCGCCCCACCCTGAAGCTGAACGTGTACCACGGGCGGGACCGCAGCCTCGATCCGCAGGCCGACGTGACGGTGACGAGCTACGCCCTGCTGCGCCTGGATCTCGAACTCCTGCAGAGCCAAAGCTGGGATGCCCTGGTGCTGGACGAGGCGCAGGCCATCAAGAACCCCGACAGCCAAGCCGCGCGGGCCGCCTACGCGCTCGACGCAGGCTTTCGCTTGGCGCTCACGGGCACCCCGGTGGAAAACCGCCTCGACGAGCTGTGGAGCTTGATGCACTTTGCGAACCGAGGCCTGCTGGGCGGGCGCAGCGCTTTCGCCGAACAGGTCGAGCGCCCCCTGATAGCAGGAGACGCGGCCGCCGGGGCTCGGCTGCGCACACGCCTCAAACCTTTCGTGCTCCGCCGGCTCAAGCGGGACGTGGCCCCCGACCTTCCGCCTCGCACCGAAGCGGTTCTGCACGTCGAGCTCGACGAGGCGGAGCGCGCCATCTACGACACGGTCCGGGCCGTGGCCCAAAAAGACGTGCTTTCGCTCCTGGAAGGGGGACGCGGCGTCATGGCCGCGCTGGAGGCGCTCTTGCGGCTCCGCCAGGCGGCCTGCCACGGCGCGCTCGTGCCGGGGCAAACGTTGGCGCAGTCCTCCAAGGTCGAGCGGCTGGTGGATGCCGTCGGTACGGTGGCCGCCGAGGGAGGTCGCAGCTTGGTGTTTTCGCAGTGGACGTCGCTGCTCGACCTCATCGAACCCGCGCTGCGGGACGCGCAGATCCCGTTTTGCCGCCTGGACGGCAGCACCCGGGATCGCGACGCGGTGGTTTCGCGCTTTCAGGCCGCCGATGGTCCCCCGGTGATGTTGATCTCCCTCAAGGCGGGCGGCAGCGGCCTCAACCTCACCGCCGCGGACCACGTCTTCATCTGCGACCCCTGGTGGAACCCTGCCGTGGAAGCCCAGGCCGCGGACCGAGCCCACCGCATCGGGCAAGACAAACCCGTGTTCGTCTACCGGCTGGTCAGCGTCGACACCGTCGAGTCCCGCATTTTGGCCCTTCAAGAACGCAAACGGGCCCTCGCGGACGCGGCGCTCGCGGACGGTGGGGCCGCGGCGGCGCTGACGCGCGAGGACCTTTTGGCGTTGCTCGCCGGCTAA